The stretch of DNA ACCACAACTCCATTATCAAATGCATCTAAAGCCTCATCGTCGTTATCAAAACTCTCAACAACACCATCTTCTGAAACTTTCCCTCCAGCAACACTAATTGTATCCTTCACAAAGTCCATTTAACAATGCATTAGCATATGATTACTAGTAGAAACATCCAATTCACAagcaaaaacccaaaaattgttCGCTAATTTCTCGAAAGCTCTTCTAACTATACATTCCAAATAGAGCTACGACTCTTCACACTTTTCTACTCAAAGCAATTGTAATTCGAAGCTGCTTACATGGAGATCGTGATCAATCGGAGGCGGTGAGAAATCGAACTGCAACGAATCGGAAGAAGCAGAGACGCATCGGAGCTGAAACTTCCGTTCTCGGAAACCACTGGTTCGGAGACTAAACGAGCGGCGGCGAAGAACCGTTGCGTCGTAGAGACAGCATGGAAGCAGAGCAGTATTGGTGATGTGGCTAACGTAATCCATCCTCATCATCGCCATGTCCGTACAACTCTTGACAAGgttcatatcaaaaaaaaaaacttgcgaatattatttatttgctAATAATAACTACTTTTAcgttgtaaaattatatttttcaattaaacaaatttataaagcCAAAGGCAAAAGTGAAGTACTGAAGTGTATATTTTAAGTACTACTGTATAACCATATTCAAGAAGCAATGTCATATACATTTGCTTTACctaactttgttttttcttttcctgtcTTTTACCAATTTTTGTTTACCTTGTTTAATATTCCCaaaagtttctctctctctctggccaGTGGACTGTACAagcaaataagaagaaaaaaaaaacaaatatacagCAAACAAAAGGAATACACTTTAGTCAACTAAAAGAGGATCATGATGAGGGTTTTGAGTCGAAGTTGTAGTAGTATCAGCAAACACTTgagcttcatcttcatctctcacatCTCTAAACATCGACAGAAACGAGTTTAGTCCTTCTGACGAAGCACCGCCTAATATCCAGAGTAGCATTGAGCTGAACGAGCTCATCGCGCCTGCTTGTTGTGGGTTAGGCTCTGCTGCGGGGATGGTGTTTGCTGCATTCTCTTCTTGATGCCCTTGATGTTGCGTTGGATTCTCGACTCCTCCGTCCCCTGTTGGAGATCTTGCTTCAGTGTTTTGgtttgtggtggttgtgttgtTTTGACCAGTTGGAGCTCGGTTTCTTGTTGTTCTGTTCAGCCTAGTGATGTGAAGAGTTGACGCTAGGATTGTTGAGGAAGTGATGTGGAAGTCTGGGTGTTGCTGAAGGTGTGACTGTCGGCTTTGGAGGAATCTCTGAAGAGCTGGTACCTGTGATTTTGTGagatataaacttttaattgaAACTTACCATTCTCTGGATCTGGCCAATATTCGAGTTGTTGGAATCAAATGCTTACCTCAAAACGGTTCCAAAAGTATAGAATCAAATGTTGCATGAATGCAGCGGTTGTCATAAGGGCGAGATAAGAAAAGCCTGTTGAGAGTTGCGCAGTAAGTGAACACGTCTGAACTTTCAGTGCTTAAATGAGACAAATATAAGGTTAAACCCAAGTTCTTACCATATGCATATGAGAAGAAATATATGTGGAACACCAAGAAGTATAGTAAGAAGAAACGCGGGAAGAACTTCATCGATATTGGTGTCCTGACACTGCAAGGAAAAGAATTTGTTACTATTCCATCGAACAGGTAAAAATAAACTTCAAAATTGGCAGCGAGATCATCCGAACAGGAGAGCTTGATAGTGGAAATACATGTGACTGAGGCAAAAGAGGAGACCAATACCTTATCAGGGTGAATAATTCGCATAGCCAGACGAGAACTAGAACCATGAAAGCCAATAGCTGATCGTCGTAAAACTCAAACAGGAAGAACAGAATCCCAATCATAATCTGCAATATTTCAAATAGTTATATTATGTCGGGCAAGGAATCCTCTGAAATATTCGAACGAGGTATGTGTATGCATACCGGGACAAAGACAAGCGATTCAATCACGTGAACGAAGATCAATTGAAATGTTGGTAACCGATGCTGGGCATGGTGTTGAAGCTGCACTGCAACAAATTGATATCGAAACAAAGATGATTGTTGAGAAGCAACTATGAGAAACCATCAGCTATAGGAATAGAAGAAAGACAAACCTGTGAACTTCAACATGCGAGTTTGTGTCTCTCGCAGTGTGAATGACACAGACATTGTGGTtgtgaaaaacacaaaaagtgaCATCATAAGCACACCACATTTCGTCACCAAGTAATCTGCATACACCcggaataataatattactcaAAAATTTAAAGCAAATGCCTACGGCTACACTGAACTACATATAAAGAAATTTGCAAGAGCTAGTAAAGCAGCCTTAGTGAGATCTTCTAGTCTTATATAGCACCTCATACTCAATAGATGCGAGATGCAAGGGAACTTTATTTTAACATATGGTATTCACGAGACAGAACATGACAAACCTCCGAATTGCGCAGAACCTTCAGGAAGTTCTTGGGAGTAACTAAGATTGTAAAATTCTCTTGTCTGGTAGTTGTATAGATAACCTGTCATGGAGGAAGTTGGCAGTCATATAAAGAACAAACCGCAGCTTTCACAACAGCACATAGATATAAACAATTAAAGGGACACATCATAGCTACCAACAACAAAACTGGTTATTTTACATTGTGCATAGTCATGGATGAACCAATTGATAGCAGCACACTAATCTCCGATAAGAATTATTAGAAGATAACTTTACATTGAAGTAACAATAAGAGATAGATAGACAACCTCTGTTTAGTGATACAAAAGCAAAGACAAACATATAGTTGCGGAATCAAAGGCCTCGAAGGAAAAGACCCACAAATAGTGAAACTTGCGTGGACATTATTAACAGGAAAAACAGCTAATACCTACCTTGACTAGCAGAGTTCTGTAAGCTATTCATTATAATAGTATCATATCCTACAACTCTATTTATAAGAAGTTGCTGCCACCTGCAAAAGTAATCCAATTTTAAGAACCTTATCATTAGGATACAGCCCTACAATTCAATTAATTGTTTCAAAACTGAGGGCCAATAACATGAATATTACCTGTTGCCAAAGCAAGGATGGCGTGCCGATATGCTGACATTTGCAGTGCGAATGTTATGCCGTGACTTTGCTTCATCAGGCAGCAAAAAGTAACCCTATATGGAAATAGACCAAAACAATTCTAAGACCGAACCAGAAATTCAACTGACGAATTCCTCATTTTTCACATCATCATTATTAAGATGCTCAAGCATTTTCCACTAGTCATCTTTAAATTCTTGAGAGAGCATAATGTTTACCTTTTCCATGGTATATAGATATGTTGGCTCAAACTCTTGGGTTCTTTCCTCAAGCCATTGaactggaaaaaaaatcaacaaacaaattgaaacaTAGAAGTTCATGCAGACATCTCCCTACTCAAAACAGAGCGAAAAGCTAGACCTGTGTGATTTTACTCATCTAATAACTAAACCTTCTTAAATGAAAAATTGTAGAAAGCTTATTAAGAAGGGGCCCATGACAGAGTTTTTACATAGTAGCTTGCGTATCTAAAACAAGAAATGCTTTTCACAAGGAAAGGTATGTATTCAGATTCAATTTTACATCTGTGTAAACGGTCAACATAGCCTGATAATGATAGGTTCAttcagatgatgaagaacacTACCAAAGTAAATACAAATTAGAGTGGCTTTTACCTGCATAGTAGTTGACTCTATCCATATACAGTATATGCAACAATTTGGGTACATCAAGATTCAACGGTACGGCGATGATGTTCTGCATTTAAATTTGAAGagcaaaataatttgttttagtaaaaatacaaataatcaGGATTGTAACCCATCAGATGATCTAAGTACTGTGGCaccaatatatttatattattaaaagctAAATTAGTAGCTAGACCTAAGTCCATTTTCCTCACAAAATAAAGTGAGAAACTACTGAAAAATTTACACACCCTAACGATTGAGTCACACATGCCACTTCAATTTTTCAGTAACATATATTTCCGATCAAAAGAATGCAGCTTAAGAACCATGCTTTCTAAGGGATATACCAAAAACATCCAACAGAAATCTCGCGTAGGAGGtacaacatctatatatatatgacagcCATAAGCACTATCTAAGTCAGAATTTGAGAAACGGGATGAAATGAAACAAAGAGGCATTGTAACATATTCTAAGTCATTTAAAAGACACCTCACCCATATTTTTCGAAAACCTCTGAGGATCCGTGCTGTATgctgtaaaacaaaagaaatgcgCCTATAACACTTTTTGAGAAAGCGAAGAATAACTGCTTTGACAGTCTCTTTTGCAGACACTGAGAAACTACTGCGGGGCTCTTCCTTATCAAgttttacaaatatctcatcAGCGTTCTCTTCATTGGTAGAGCTTTCTGCATGATTGCAAAAACGGCAGTATCAGTCCCTGCAAACTTCAAAGTTATTGCGCTCCTACATGCAGTCTATCCAAATCAAAATTCAACCACAGCCTACTcctaaacataaacaaatcacCTTGATCAGTCTTTGAGACTTCTAAACTATCAGTTGTAGCCACAACTTGAGGAACAACGGCAGCAGTACTTTCATCATTACGTGACCACAACCCTGCACTTGTTATCTATACCACAGAAATCAGTAAATTAGACAATCAAGGATGAAATTTCTTTATTCATGGTCCACTGATTTCAAGAAAGAGACTTTCAAAACATGAGTAGCCTAAAACTTGCAATGAGGGAGAAACAAGCTTATGGGCCTGGAAAATCTAGATATTTTCACTAGTTACACAAGCTAGCTTCAAAAGGGATAAGCTACATACCTTAATTTGCATAAGCTCTGCTTCAGTTAACTCAACTCCAGTCAGCTCGCTTGAACAACCCGGCttccaaaggaaaaaaagattaacaaaataaGTTAGAGAGAAACAATAAAGGTCAGATAAGAGAACCTTAGGAGAGACTAGCATGAAAAAAATCTTAGGAAAGCTACACGAAAATCTTGAAATCAAAAACAACTAAACCAACATAAAATCTTCATGGATATATCATTAGGATTTAGGGCTACTCATATTTGATTTCAACAGATATAAACAGTAGAATGATAACTAAGGATGATTCCAACATCTTCTATAGCCTCAGCTCCAGATTTTTCACATTAATGGAGTAACATAACATAAACACAGAAAATCCAATGTAAAACTGATACATCATCTTTTTCAACAGTATACAGGACCTAAACCTCTTCGGTAAAACCACATTTAACCTAAATCAAGATATTTAAGACCCAAATCGGCTAGATATTTGAATCGTTCTGCACATACATAATCGACAGAGAGTCAAAATTTCACCTGTTGAACATAATTGGCGTGCATAACAACGAGGATACAGAACAAAGTGATCGCGACGAAGAGATAAGTATACTCTAAGAAACCTCTAATCCTAGGCGTTAAGATCTGCGAAAACCTCTCCTGAACCCTAATAAACGTTTGCTCCGGATCCATAATTTTTCTGATCTCCTCTTCCGATGCACTTTCTTTCGTACGAAACTATCTACctgcttattattattatactgaAAGATTGCGTCGACATCGATTTCGTAATTGTGcgatttcttctccttcttctgggAGTTTTTACAGAAACATCATCAATACCCGAAGAAATCCACAGatattgaaagaagaagattgcaaAAAGCACCGCGAAGGATATTTTtatccacattttttttttgtgttttgttacaTCTTTGAACTTTTAATTACCAAGAGGTTCGATAGGCTAGTGgtgcttttatgtttttgtttttgaggtCACGAGTTCGGTTCTCCCTCGTCAACATAAAAAAGTTACAACATTTTCCAAGTTTAATACATTTACATTAGCAATGTCTTTTCGTATTTGTAGCAAATAATATCTAATCGACTCTTTTAGCCATTTGAAGAGGAAATGTGGTCATTTACAAgctccctctctctcttaattTATCTCAATCCCTCTCTCATTATGCTTCATTTAGCTTCAGTCAGAACTGCCTTGATCTTTTTGAAGGCTTGGTAGAACCGCATCAAAGGACACCTTGTATTCACGAAACTGCAAACATCAAAAACAAGGCTCAATATATGAACAGTATGTATATCTTACAAAGTATCTGAAGAAGCTTAGTACAGGTTTAACTTTGGAGACCTCTTAATTTGCTGCAGGCTTTTGTATATTCatggttaaaaatatatttgcatttTGTATTCATCAACATATTTCCATGAGATCTTCAATATATGATAGCCTTTAACTTGACCGAATTCACGGGCTTATTCAGGTGAATATAATAATGGTAACGAAAGAAACCTGCTTCACGATCTCTTCATATTTAGCGGCTAACTGTTTCACTTTAGCTTCTCCTGACTGTCTCACCTGCTTAATCTTGGCATTATTGTCATCAACctgttgatatatataaacaaagaaaaacttagaAGACGATGATAAAGCATCATGCACAACAGATTCATATTGTTAGATGTTTAAAAGAAAGGGAGCATTACCACAGCTACTACTGATTCCACATCAGTTTGCCTGGCTTCAAGTTCACGTCTTCTGGATTCAACCTCTACTTTTAGGTTATTCAGTTGATTTGTCCAATCATCAGACATGACAGCTTTTTCCTTCTCTAGTTGTTTCAATGATTTGTTCAACTGTTCCACTGTTGAGAGAAATAGAGAATTACATTATGAAACAATATCTAAAGaggaaagaaataaacaatGACTCGCCTATTCTTTCCCGCTCAGCCACTTTCGCCTCAAGTGATTTGTACGCTACTCCATCCTCGCTCAGCTTAGATTTAAGTGCTTTGAATTCTTTCTCAACAGCTTTCGCATTAGTTACCTGTAACAtcatcaaacacaaaaacagaagaaaagatAAATCCAAAGACACATTACATTGTATTCCTGGAATTGGAAGGGCTTTGCCACATATACAATACATGGTTCACAATCTACAAACAATGAAAGAGGAAAGAGTCTTTTTGCTTAGTCACCTGTTCGTTAATTAACTGCAGTTGCGAAGATGACTTTGAAATTTTCTTGAAGGCCTGCAAAAGGCACCCATAGTTGAATGAACTTTATGGCCtcaatattaaagaaaaaattgatggTTAACTTACTACGCTAAAAAAATGGAAGCATAAAACTGTTGTAAgactaaacataaaataaaaataatgaagtAACAACATATAAGTATGAATAAAAGTGATACAGCAATAATCTTTCTCACACCAAATGGTCTGAGAACAGTATCCGCAGTGACCTAGGACTCGATAATTTCCATTAGTTAACCATAAAGTTGCATAGGAGATGTCCTAAATGAATTTAGCTACGTGCTGATCAATAAGAGTTAGTAATAATAGTCTTAGAGTTTTCATTAGATACCTTTTCATAAACCTCAAGAATGGCAGCCTTTTCCTGGAAAGTTTCCATTGCTGATTGCTCAGCTTTCTTTGTTTCCCCAAGTActagcttcttctcttctaaaGCTCCCTGTCCCAATATCAACTGTTAAAGCCAGTGCACACAAAATTTTGTCTTAGGACTAGTGTGCTAGTGAGAACAAAAATGTACCTGCAATTTGTCTGGAGATTGAACAATTTGTGAGCGGAGGTTTGCATTTTCTTGGACAGTTTGCACAAGGTCAAACTCTGCTTTGGAAATCTGTAGAGAAAAAATACACATGTCAGGACACCTATCAGATTGAAGCATATGCAAATCACCTGATTGACAAatgggttttgtttcttcaccAACTTAATCAAGGtaacttcaaaataaaataacccAATAAAGTTACAGGAAGGAGCTCTCAAGTGCACATCATGCTGTTTCTTACCTCGTTATCCATCTGTGTACTCTTCTCTCTCATCTGTTGGAAGGTAGCCCGCAGTGACATCTGCTGATTATTCAGTCCTAATATAGTCTGATTGAGTTCTTCAATCTTCGCTTCTAGCTCTTGGACAAAGGGTAAATCCCTTTCAGCGGcttcatcaaattctccaatctCTGCATTCAACTACATTGAGAGAGCcatcagaaagaagaaaaaaatggatattTAATGTGAtagatatagttttttttcgtTGCATTACCTGAGCAATCTCTGCATCCGACTGCTTCCGCTGCTCATCAAGGAGAGTCAACTCCTCAgccatttcttttattttattcatctTTGAATCTCTGGTACATAAAAATAATCATGAGAGCATCAATTTCGAATCTCACTAGTAGAAAACTAGAGAGAGAACTCAGCTCTAACTTCAATTTTGTAGAGGTATAAGTGAACTGACATACTTGTGAAGAGCAAAGTTCATAAGTGAACTGATGAAAAACTCGGTACGGGATGGTTCGGGGCGAATCAGATCCTTGTAATTCATCTGTAGTGGACAAGCAACACTATCTAGCATGTCTTTCACTCTGCAATAGAGATCCGAATATTGCAGTGAGAAGAGATGATGATCTGGATTCTCCAATTGCTGCAATGCTTCAAAATCGACTTGCCCTTTCTCTTCTCTACAACAcggatattttgaaaaaattcatCTAGAAAATtcccaaattattaaaaaaaaaattagggatttgTAAAGAGGAACTAAAAAAAGGGGTTTGGAGGTGGCTTACTCTTTCATGTCGTCGAGATAGACAAGAAGTTTAGTGTAAAGCTCAGAGACAAAGTCGAGAGTAGGGTTTTTGAAATCGGCGTCCGTAATGCTAGCGATCTGAGCTTCCTTGAGGGCAGTGATGATTTCGGGAACAGATAACCTCGGATACTCGTACACTGACATTATGCAGTTTCgatttctgcttcttcttcttcttttattttgttgttgttgtgtgtaaTAATGGATGGATTCGATTATTTCGAATGAAAGTGAAAAGAGCTACAAAGGAAGGTCGCAGTGACTGACGAAGGGAGCGTAagagaaaggggaaaaaaaaaccgACAGTGAATAAATTGTGGTCCAATTGTTAAATATACGactaatgttttataaattttaaatgtatatcccttatatctaaatatattatttaggtttaccggtttaaaaatttaggtttatcagtttaaattgttaaattcagaatataacCTGTGATATAACATAGTACTGcttgtttattttacataatcgtaatttaataCACTCAATTAGataatgaactgatgatttacttacaattaatgatataattttca from Camelina sativa cultivar DH55 chromosome 9, Cs, whole genome shotgun sequence encodes:
- the LOC104714430 gene encoding probable kinetochore protein NUF2 — its product is MSVYEYPRLSVPEIITALKEAQIASITDADFKNPTLDFVSELYTKLLVYLDDMKEEEKGQVDFEALQQLENPDHHLFSLQYSDLYCRVKDMLDSVACPLQMNYKDLIRPEPSRTEFFISSLMNFALHKDSKMNKIKEMAEELTLLDEQRKQSDAEIAQLNAEIGEFDEAAERDLPFVQELEAKIEELNQTILGLNNQQMSLRATFQQMREKSTQMDNEISKAEFDLVQTVQENANLRSQIVQSPDKLQGALEEKKLVLGETKKAEQSAMETFQEKAAILEVYEKAFKKISKSSSQLQLINEQVTNAKAVEKEFKALKSKLSEDGVAYKSLEAKVAERERIVEQLNKSLKQLEKEKAVMSDDWTNQLNNLKVEVESRRRELEARQTDVESVVAVVDDNNAKIKQVRQSGEAKVKQLAAKYEEIVKQFREYKVSFDAVLPSLQKDQGSSD
- the LOC104714431 gene encoding membralin, whose protein sequence is MDPEQTFIRVQERFSQILTPRIRGFLEYTYLFVAITLFCILVVMHANYVQQPGCSSELTGVELTEAELMQIKITSAGLWSRNDESTAAVVPQVVATTDSLEVSKTDQESSTNEENADEIFVKLDKEEPRSSFSVSAKETVKAVILRFLKKCYRRISFVLQHTARILRGFRKIWNIIAVPLNLDVPKLLHILYMDRVNYYAVQWLEERTQEFEPTYLYTMEKGYFLLPDEAKSRHNIRTANVSISARHPCFGNRWQQLLINRVVGYDTIIMNSLQNSASQGYLYNYQTREFYNLSYSQELPEGSAQFGDYLVTKCGVLMMSLFVFFTTTMSVSFTLRETQTRMLKFTVQLQHHAQHRLPTFQLIFVHVIESLVFVPIMIGILFFLFEFYDDQLLAFMVLVLVWLCELFTLISVRTPISMKFFPRFFLLYFLVFHIYFFSYAYGFSYLALMTTAAFMQHLILYFWNRFEVPALQRFLQSRQSHLQQHPDFHITSSTILASTLHITRLNRTTRNRAPTGQNNTTTTNQNTEARSPTGDGGVENPTQHQGHQEENAANTIPAAEPNPQQAGAMSSFSSMLLWILGGASSEGLNSFLSMFRDVRDEDEAQVFADTTTTSTQNPHHDPLLVD